In the genome of Flavobacteriaceae bacterium YJPT1-3, the window AGTATAAAGAGCGCTTTGAGATTGTCTTTAAGAATGGAAATCAGGAAACTTTAGCGGTAAATGAAGAGATCGCCCAGGCGTTCACTATTTTCCAAAACAATCGAGCCTCTCAATTGGAGGTTTTAAATCCCAGCAATCAGGAGATCAGCTCATTTGCTCTGTATGACACTACCGGACGCCTGGTTCAAAATCAACGCGATTTGGGAACCGATTCCCGATTAATTTTCTCTACGGCTAATCTTAGTGATGGTGTATATATTTCAAAAATTGTAACTTCGGATCAAGTGGAGATCGTGAAGAAAGTCTCCGTGCAGAATTTTAAATAATATTCGAACATTGGAAGACTACATGCTCCCTTGTCTGAACAAGTCGCTCTTTGGCGTTGATTGTTTGGGATGCGGTTTACAACGTGCCTCCCTTCTTTTTATTCAAGGAGACTTCGTTGGTGCCTTTTATATGTACCCTGGATTGTACCCCTTAATGCTTCTCGTAGGCTTCTTATCACTCAATTTTTTCGTCAGCTTTAAATATCAGCGCGTGGTGAAAATCGCGCTCATCGTCATAACTGTTCTGACAGTGGTGATCAGCTATATGGTCAAAATGAACCAAATTATTCATCTAACAACTAACAACTAATCATGGAAAAACAACAATTACCTAATTCAACACTCATCCTCGTCTTTGGAATCTTGTCTATCGTTACCTGCTGTTGCTACGGTATACTCGGACTCATTTTTGGTATCGTGGCCATGGTCATGGCCAAAAAAGCCAAAGAACAATACATGGCCAATCCTGAGATCTACACTGGTTACAAAAACGTGACCACGGGACGTATTTTGGCAATCATAGGTATTGTTTTGAGTGCCATCTATCTGGTCTGGTCCATTTACCTGTTCAGCACCCTTGGCTATGAAGGTATCCAGCAAATGCAACAAGATATGCTCGAGCAATACGGAGGGTGATCAAACCTCTTTGAAAACAAAAAGAGCGGCTCTAGGGCCGCTCTTTTTTATGCTCTTCATTTAAAAATCTAGCTTTCAAATTCCTTAAGCGTCTTGGTGATGATGGCGACGCATTCCAGCAATTGCGCTTCAGTCATCACCAGGGGGGGCGCAAAACGAATGATGTTGCCGTGGGTGGGCTTAGCCAACAATCCATGGTCCCGCAACTTCAAACAGATGTTCCAGGCGGTATCGCTATCCTCACTGTCGTTGATCACGATAGCGTTCAACAAACCGCGGCCGCGAACCAGTTTTACAATGGAACTGGTCTGAATATAATTGTTCATCTCCTTGCGGAACAAGTTACCCAGTCGGCGAGCGTTCTGAGCCAGTTTTTCATCTTTAACCACCTCCAAAGCCGCCATAGCCACTGCAGCAGCCACAGGATTACCGCCAAAGGTCGATCCGTGTTGACCGGGATGAATTACATTCATGATCTCGTCATCGGCTAGTACAGCGGATACCGGATAGGCACCACCAGACAATGCTTTGCCTAAAATAAGGATATCAGGCCTGCTGTAGGTTTGCTGTCGTTCACAGTGCCCCTGGCAGTCACAGTTTCCGCAGACCGCCAGTAAAGCTCCGGTACGGGCAATTCCGGTTTGGATTTCATCGGCTATAAACAGGGCGTTGTATTCTTTACAAAGCCCTTTAGCCTTAGCGATATAATCGTCCGCCGGCGTATAGACTCCTGCCTCCCCTTGTATGGGTTCAACCAAAAATCCGGCGATATTGTCATTTTCTTTTAAGGCCTTTTCCAGGGCTTTGATATCGTCGTAGGGTATTTTGATAAAGCCCGGCGTATAGGGTCCAAAATTCTTGCGCGCATTCTCATCATTGGAAAAGGAAATGATGGTGGTCGTACGTCCATGAAAATTGTTCTCGCATACGATAATCTGAGCATCCTGTTCTTTGACGCCTTTTTTGTCGTAAGCCCACTTTCTTGCAATCTTAATAGCGGTCTCCACAGCTTCTGCTCCGGTATTCATGGGTAGCAGCTTTTCGAAACCAAAATAGTCGGTAGTATATTCTTCGTAGCGACCCAGAATATCATTATGGAACGCTCTCGAGGTTAACGTTAGTGTTTGTGCCTGCTCATTCATGGCATTGACAATACGAGGATGGCAGTGCCCTTGATTCACTGCAGAATAGGCAGAGAGAAAATCAAAATAGCGTTTTCCTTCAACATCCCAAACAAAGACACCCTCCCCTTTGCTCAGCACTACAGGAAGTGGATGGTAATTGTGCGCACCGTGTTTTTCTTCCAAAGCGATCGCTTCTTCTGAAGTGAGTTGTGTTAGTGTTGACATAAAATTATGGGGTTTCAATTGTACTTTACCATTCCTGCTTTTATCAGCTACCTCAGTAGGAATAAGGGAGAGAAATCATCCTGCATTTCCAGCTGCAAAATACTAAATTTTATCAGGATTAATAAGTCCTATCTGCAATTCGTTATCCTTCTAAATATGCTATTTTTGCCCCCATGGGTAGACGGAAAAGCAAACCAATCTTAGAGCATTTAGAGGTCATCGATGCCGGGGCCAAAGGAAAAGCGATCGCGCGATCTGCTGATGGACGCGTCGTTTTTATATCCAATGCCGTACCCGGGGATGTGGTCGACGTACAGACCAACAAAAAGAGAAAAAATTACTTCGAAGGTAAAGCCATCCATTTTCATTCGCTTTCGCGAAAGCGTACCCAACCTCAATGCCAGCATTTTGGAGTCTGTGGCGGTTGTAAATGGCAGAATATGGACTATCAGTATCAACTCGAGTACAAGGAACGTGAGGTGATCGAGAACCTAAAGCGGATTGGGAAAGTGACTTTGCCGGAGGTCAGTCCGATCATGGGCTGTGAAGAGCCCTACTACTACCGCAATAAAATGGAATTCTCGTTTAGCGACAGCAAATGGCTCACCCCGGAGCAGATCGCCAGTGACGAGATCATAGAGAACAAGAATGCACTAGGGTTTCACATCCCCGGGATGTGGGATAAAATCCTCGACATCGAGCAGTGTCATCTCCAGCGGGACCCTAGCAATGCCATTCGCAACGAACTGAGGCGTTTTGCCACAGCGCAAAATCTTTCCTTCTTTAATCCAAGACACCAACACGGTTTGCTGCGCACCCTCATGATCAGGACCAGTACTACCGGAGAACTCATGGTGTTGGTCCAGTTTTACGAAGATCATCCTCAGCAACGGGAACTGGTCATGAATCACCTCAAAAACACATTCCCGGAAATTACTTCCCTACTCTATGTGATCAATCAAAAAGGGAACGATACACTGTACGACCAGGAGGTGATCTGTTACCACGGTCGGGATCATATTCTGGAATCTATGGAAGGACTTCAATTCAAGATCAATGCTAAATCCTTCTATCAGACCAATTCCAAACAAGCCTACGCTTTGTATCAGGTCACTCGGGCACTGGCCGGACTCAGCGGCAAGGAATTGGTGTATGATCTCTATACCGGGACTGGGACCATCGCCCAATTTGTGGCAAAACAGGCAGCCAAGGTCATTGGTGTAGAAGCCGTTCTCGATGCCATTGAGGCGGCCAAAGAAAATGCGCAATTAAACGGAATTGATAACGTTGAATTCTTTGTGGGCGACATGAAGAATGTATTTAACGACGACTTTATCTCGACGCACGGTCGGCCAGAAGTGGTGATTACCGATCCTCCACGAGACGGTATGCACAAAGACGTGGTGGCCCAATTACTGAAGATTCATCCGGAGCGTATTGTCTATGTGAGCTGCAACAGTGCCACTCAGGCCCGCGATTTGGCTTTGCTCGATGAAGCCTATGTGGTCAAACAGGTGCAGCCGGTCGATATGTTCCCGCAAACCCATCATGTAGAGAATGTGGTCTTGTTACAAAAACGCAAAACGCATGATGCCTAGAACACTTCTTTGGGTCTTTGCTGCCGCTCTATCAGTCGTTGTATCGGGATGTGAACGCGATGATATTTGCGCTCAATCTACGCCTACTACACCCTTACTGATCATTGAATTTTATGATGTTGACAATCAAACCGACCTCAAGCCTGTCACCAACTTGCTCGTACAGGCTACAGATGTAGAGGAACCCTTCCAATTGTTCAACGGCGTATCGAGAATTGCGCTTCCCTTAAAGACCAACGAACTTTCCACGGCTTATACGTTGACCTTGAATGCGGGCTCAGAACAGGCTGAGAATACGGATGAGTTGGTGATCGATTATGAAACCCTTGAAGAATTCATCAGTCGCGCCTGTGGATTTAAAGTCACCTACAACAATGTGGAAATAATGGATATTCCGGGTACAGATGGTTCCTGGATTCAAGGCCTCAATCAAGAACAATTTAATATCACTAATGAGAATGAAGCGCATCTGTTTATTTTTCATTAGTCTTTGGTGCTCTTGTGCCCTGCTCGAAGCCCAGCAAAACGCTGTGAGCGCTAGAGATACCCTGGTGCAGGAACGCTACGGCCTGAGGGTAGGTGTTGACCTCAGTAAACCTTTGCGGAGTCTCTTGGATGATGCCTACAGCGGATTCGCAGTGGCCGGCGATTTTAGGATCGCCAGAAGGTACTACATCGCTGCAGAATTGGGAAATGAGAACCGGACTCTGGTAGAACCGAATATCGATGTAACCGCTCAGGGAAGCTACCTTAAAGGAGGAGTAAACTACAATGCTTACGAGAACTGGTTCGGCATGTCCAATTTACTTTATGGTGGCGCTCATCTCGGTTTTTCCAGCTTTCGCGAAAGCATAAACAGCTACACCATTTATACGACTAATGCTTATTTTCCGGAAGATCTACGTACCGAAACTCGTGAATTCAGCGGTTTGAACGCGATCTGGTTGGAAGTACAATTGGGGATGCAGGTCGAATTATTCAGCAATTTCTTCTTGGGCTTGAATGTGCAACTTAAACGCTTGATCACCCAAAAGGAGCCGGATGGATTCGCCAATCTTTATATTCCCGGATTTGGAAAAGTGACCGAGGGAAGTAAATTCGGAACGGGATACAGCTATACCTTCTCCTATTTCATTCCGATCTTTAAAAACTAAGCTTCGTTCTGATATTTAGCCTTCTTACTGCCTTCGTAGATCTCATACTTGACCAGGCGCGATTCCAATTTTCCATTGAACACTTTGATCTTCCTTGAAGGGCGCAAACCAACATGCTTTAAGGACTCCAGATTTCCGGTGATGAACCAGGCGTGGGTACCCGGGTAATTCTGCTTTAAGGTATCTCCGATCCGCGCATAGAACTGCTCCATTTCAACCGGAATACGTTCTCCGTAGGGCGGATTGAACATCATATGCAAATGACGCTCAGAAAATTTAGAGGTCGTAAAAAAATCGTGCTGCTCCAGACTGATAAAATCACTGAGCTGTGCATTGGCAATATTGTCTTTGGCTTTCGCCAAGGTTACTCCTGACGCGTCGTAGCCCTTGATCTGAAAATGAAAATTCTTGACTTTCCCTAAAGCGGCCTCTTCGATGGTCTCGTAGAGGTCGACATCCCAATCCTTCCATTTCTCAAATCCGAATTCCTTCCGATTCAGGTTGGCGGGAATATTACAGGCGATCATCGCGGCCTCGATAGCTAGGGTTCCGCTACCACACATGGGGTCTAAGAAGTCGCTGTCGCCTCGCCATCCGCTAAGCATAAGCAAGCCGGCGGCCAGCACCTCATTGATAGGCGCAACGTTCGTTGCCATACGGTACCCCCGTTGGTGCAGGGATTCTCCGCTACTGTCCAAAGAAACCGTACATTGTTCTTCATGGATATGAATGTTGATGCGAAGATCGGGATGACGCAGATCCACATCGGGACGAATTCCTGACGCCGACCGGAATTGATCGACTATGGCGTCTTTTGTTTTCAGGGCGACGAATTTGGAATGGGTAAAACGTTTGGAAAAGACCGTAGCGTCAATGGCCAGGGATCCTGACGCCTTCAGGTACTGACTCCAGTCGATACGCTGAATTTGATCGTATAAATCCTGATCAGAGTAGGCCTTGAAATGCTTTATAGGCTTTAGGATCTTGATCGCAGTACGACAGCACAAATTAGCTTTGTACATAAAACCGGTATCACCGCTAAAGCTCACATTCCGTGTTCCGATCTTTACATTTCCTGCACCCAGAGACCGCAGTTCGCGGGCGAGTAGTTCTTCAAAACCAAACAGGCATTTAGCCACCATTTCAAAATTCTCCATAGCTTCTTATGAGTGGCAAAAATAAGCTAATTTTAACCGCCAACTAAAAAGGTTTCATGATCGTTTATATCCTTCCCGTTCTTGCGGTATTTACAGGTTTTCTTATTGCTTATCTCTTTAAGCCGGTTATTGGAACCAGCGTCCGATTGCTACTCTCCTTCAGTGGGGCTTTTCTGTTAGGCGTCATGGTCTTTGAGTTTCTTCCTGAACTTTTTGCACATAAGGATCGACAAATAGGAATCGGAATTTTACTGGGTATCTTAATCCAGATCATTTTGGAATCTTTGTCCCGGGGTGCTGAGCACGGGCACTTACATCTCGATCCGAAAATGAAGCAATTCCCGCTTTTGTTGTTCCTCGGATTGGCAGGTCACGCCTTTTTTGAAGGTCTACCCCTGGGCAATAATCCGAGTCTTTTGATTGGGGTAGTGGTTCATAAGGTCCCCATCGCTATTATCGTTTCCGCTTTTCTTCTGGTTTCAGACATGTCCAAAATGAGGATATTCACCTTTTTACTGTTGTTTGGTTTGATGACCCCATTGGGCAGTTGGATGCTTAGTGCCATTCCTGGTTTACAGGCGTACAGTGTATTCTTATTATCAGTAGTGGTGGGCTTACTGCTGCATGTATCGACCACCATCATCTTTGAGTCTTCCAAAAATCATCAGTTCAATCTGGGGAAGATCAGCGTGATCGTCGCCGGTATGGTCCTCTCCTACTTCGTATGATTCAAGTCTTGGGTGCACCGTCTGAAGGTCTCGAGTTTAGATGACCTCTATTAGGATAAAGAGGAAATGACAAATACTTCCGGCCAACACAAAAAGGTGCCAAATAAAATGAGCATATCTAACATTCTTAAGTAAGTAAAAAATAATCCCTAGGCTGTAGAAAAGTCCGCCTAAGAATAGCCAGAGCAGTTCATCTTCAGGATGTGCCGCTTTTAGAGGATCGAGATAGAAAACAATGATCCAGCCCATGACCAGGTATAAAAGAACCGAAAGGAGTTCAAACTTACCGGTAAAGAACACCTTAAGCAGGGTTCCGAGCGCGGTAAGGCCCCAAACGATGCCGAAAATGGTCCATCCTTCGCCTTCCACTAAAGAAATCAGGACCACGGGAGTATAGGTCCCGGCGATTAGGAAATAAATGCTGATATGATCGAGCTTCCGTAAGCGAAATTTCTTTCGTTCCTCTGTGGTTGCGTGATAGAGTGTGGAGGCCGCATAGAGCAATAGCATGGAAGCTCCGTAAACCAAAATAGCAAAGGTACTTAGAGCCGATTCCTGGGTATTGTATACGAGCAATAGGATCAATCCGATCAAGGCTAGAGGAATGCCTATACCGTGAGAAATAGCGTTAAGTAATTCTTCTTTTTTGGAATACATAGCAGTGGTGTTAGGAACAAAGATAATAGGACATAAAAAAACCCTTTATCGCTATTGATAAAGGGTTTTTAGATAAAAAGGCAGTGACCTACTCTCCCACAAAAATGCAGTACCATCGGCGCTGGCGGGCTTAACTTCCCTGTTCGGAATGGTAAGGGGTGGACCCCGCCGCAATAACCACCTGAGTGTTTATCTCTATCTTTCAAGAGACGGCCGCTTTACCGGCCAATATCGTGACATACTGTAAACTAAAAGAATACTTCTGGTATTCTAGCTCCTTAACAGAACCATTAGAATAAGAATCATTCGATTTTTATCAAATTGTGTTATAGAAAAAGCTGACTCTCTTCCCTTACTCCTGATGGAGACAAGGGAAGAGTATCGCGCAAGCCTATGGGCTATTAGTACCGCTCGGCTCCATACATTGCTGCACTTCCACCTACGGCCTATCAACGTGGTCGTCTCCCACGGCCCTTTAAAGAGATCTCATCTTGCGGTGGGTTTCGCGCTTATATGCTTTCAGCGCTTATCCCGTCCCGACATAGCTACCCGGCAATGCTCCTGGCGGAACAACCGGTACACCAGCGGTCAGTCCGACCCGGTCCTCTCGTACTAGGGTCAGCTCCGCGCAAATCTCTAACGCCCACTGTAGATAGAGACCGAACTGTCTCACGACGTTCTGAACCCAGCTCGCGTGCCACTTTAATGGGCGAACAGCCCAACCCTTGGGACCTTCTCCAGCCCCAGGATGTGACGAGCCGACATCGAGGTGCCAAACCCCCCCGTCGATATGAGCTCTTGGGGGAGATCAGCCTGTTATCCCCGGAGTACCTTTTATCCTTTGAGCGATGGCCCTTCCATGCGGAACCACCGGATCACTATGCTCTACTTTCGTACCTGATCGACCTGTATGTCTCTCAGTCAAGCTCCCTTGTGCCATTACACTCTACACACGATTGCCAACCGTATTGAGGGAACCTTTAGAAGCCTCCGTTACTCTTTTGGAGGCGACCACCCCAGTCAAACTACCCACCACGCACTGTCTTCCAGTTAAACGGAATTAGGGCCTAGACAAGTAAAGGGTGGTATTTCAACAATGACTCCACGATACCTGGCGATACCGCTTCGAAGTCTCCCACCTATCCTACACATCACTTGCCCAGAACCAATACGAAGCTATAGTAAAGGTTCACGGGGTCTTTTCGTCCCACAGCGGGTAACCGGCATCTTCACCGATACTACAATTTCACCGAGCTCATGGCCGAGACAGTGTCCAGATCGTTGCACCATTCGTGCAGGTCGGAACTTACCCGACAAGGAATTTCGCTACCTTAGGACCGTTATAGTTACGGCCGCCGTTTACCGGGGCTTCGTTTTATT includes:
- a CDS encoding THUMP domain-containing protein, yielding MENFEMVAKCLFGFEELLARELRSLGAGNVKIGTRNVSFSGDTGFMYKANLCCRTAIKILKPIKHFKAYSDQDLYDQIQRIDWSQYLKASGSLAIDATVFSKRFTHSKFVALKTKDAIVDQFRSASGIRPDVDLRHPDLRINIHIHEEQCTVSLDSSGESLHQRGYRMATNVAPINEVLAAGLLMLSGWRGDSDFLDPMCGSGTLAIEAAMIACNIPANLNRKEFGFEKWKDWDVDLYETIEEAALGKVKNFHFQIKGYDASGVTLAKAKDNIANAQLSDFISLEQHDFFTTSKFSERHLHMMFNPPYGERIPVEMEQFYARIGDTLKQNYPGTHAWFITGNLESLKHVGLRPSRKIKVFNGKLESRLVKYEIYEGSKKAKYQNEA
- a CDS encoding DUF6452 family protein → MMPRTLLWVFAAALSVVVSGCERDDICAQSTPTTPLLIIEFYDVDNQTDLKPVTNLLVQATDVEEPFQLFNGVSRIALPLKTNELSTAYTLTLNAGSEQAENTDELVIDYETLEEFISRACGFKVTYNNVEIMDIPGTDGSWIQGLNQEQFNITNENEAHLFIFH
- a CDS encoding DUF2752 domain-containing protein, producing MLPCLNKSLFGVDCLGCGLQRASLLFIQGDFVGAFYMYPGLYPLMLLVGFLSLNFFVSFKYQRVVKIALIVITVLTVVISYMVKMNQIIHLTTNN
- a CDS encoding hemolysin III family protein — translated: MYSKKEELLNAISHGIGIPLALIGLILLLVYNTQESALSTFAILVYGASMLLLYAASTLYHATTEERKKFRLRKLDHISIYFLIAGTYTPVVLISLVEGEGWTIFGIVWGLTALGTLLKVFFTGKFELLSVLLYLVMGWIIVFYLDPLKAAHPEDELLWLFLGGLFYSLGIIFYLLKNVRYAHFIWHLFVLAGSICHFLFILIEVI
- the rocD gene encoding ornithine--oxo-acid transaminase, whose protein sequence is MSTLTQLTSEEAIALEEKHGAHNYHPLPVVLSKGEGVFVWDVEGKRYFDFLSAYSAVNQGHCHPRIVNAMNEQAQTLTLTSRAFHNDILGRYEEYTTDYFGFEKLLPMNTGAEAVETAIKIARKWAYDKKGVKEQDAQIIVCENNFHGRTTTIISFSNDENARKNFGPYTPGFIKIPYDDIKALEKALKENDNIAGFLVEPIQGEAGVYTPADDYIAKAKGLCKEYNALFIADEIQTGIARTGALLAVCGNCDCQGHCERQQTYSRPDILILGKALSGGAYPVSAVLADDEIMNVIHPGQHGSTFGGNPVAAAVAMAALEVVKDEKLAQNARRLGNLFRKEMNNYIQTSSIVKLVRGRGLLNAIVINDSEDSDTAWNICLKLRDHGLLAKPTHGNIIRFAPPLVMTEAQLLECVAIITKTLKEFES
- a CDS encoding CCC motif membrane protein, with the translated sequence MEKQQLPNSTLILVFGILSIVTCCCYGILGLIFGIVAMVMAKKAKEQYMANPEIYTGYKNVTTGRILAIIGIVLSAIYLVWSIYLFSTLGYEGIQQMQQDMLEQYGG
- a CDS encoding ZIP family metal transporter; the encoded protein is MIVYILPVLAVFTGFLIAYLFKPVIGTSVRLLLSFSGAFLLGVMVFEFLPELFAHKDRQIGIGILLGILIQIILESLSRGAEHGHLHLDPKMKQFPLLLFLGLAGHAFFEGLPLGNNPSLLIGVVVHKVPIAIIVSAFLLVSDMSKMRIFTFLLLFGLMTPLGSWMLSAIPGLQAYSVFLLSVVVGLLLHVSTTIIFESSKNHQFNLGKISVIVAGMVLSYFV
- a CDS encoding DUF6048 family protein → MKRICLFFISLWCSCALLEAQQNAVSARDTLVQERYGLRVGVDLSKPLRSLLDDAYSGFAVAGDFRIARRYYIAAELGNENRTLVEPNIDVTAQGSYLKGGVNYNAYENWFGMSNLLYGGAHLGFSSFRESINSYTIYTTNAYFPEDLRTETREFSGLNAIWLEVQLGMQVELFSNFFLGLNVQLKRLITQKEPDGFANLYIPGFGKVTEGSKFGTGYSYTFSYFIPIFKN
- the rlmD gene encoding 23S rRNA (uracil(1939)-C(5))-methyltransferase RlmD, with the translated sequence MGRRKSKPILEHLEVIDAGAKGKAIARSADGRVVFISNAVPGDVVDVQTNKKRKNYFEGKAIHFHSLSRKRTQPQCQHFGVCGGCKWQNMDYQYQLEYKEREVIENLKRIGKVTLPEVSPIMGCEEPYYYRNKMEFSFSDSKWLTPEQIASDEIIENKNALGFHIPGMWDKILDIEQCHLQRDPSNAIRNELRRFATAQNLSFFNPRHQHGLLRTLMIRTSTTGELMVLVQFYEDHPQQRELVMNHLKNTFPEITSLLYVINQKGNDTLYDQEVICYHGRDHILESMEGLQFKINAKSFYQTNSKQAYALYQVTRALAGLSGKELVYDLYTGTGTIAQFVAKQAAKVIGVEAVLDAIEAAKENAQLNGIDNVEFFVGDMKNVFNDDFISTHGRPEVVITDPPRDGMHKDVVAQLLKIHPERIVYVSCNSATQARDLALLDEAYVVKQVQPVDMFPQTHHVENVVLLQKRKTHDA